The nucleotide sequence CTAGGTCTGCTTGCCTGCCACTCACTGTGACCAGCGTGTACCAAAGCACTGATAGACTTGATGAGATGGAGTTTATTCGACAGGTTTCGAGATCCTGCCAGCTGGGGGATAACGAGAGCGATGATGCAGCATGCGACAACTCCTGTATCGCAGTGAAAAGCACTTGTTCTGAACTATGCATTCAGATGTGCGATCAGTAATCAAGTCTGCCACTCGCTGAAAGCCTTCTGCTTCTGTCTCGTGTTCCATCCAAGCTTAGCACTGATACTGTTCACCCAGTCTTCGCTGCGTCTACCGGGCGCCTGCACTGAGGCGAAGGGGTATCTGCTGGCGCTGATGGTGACATAATCGCCAGGGTGCAGCTCGATGCGCTCCCGCCCGTCGAAGCTGGCCCACGAGCCGGTTCTCGCCCCGTAAGGGACGCCGACACGAAGGACAATGGTGTCTGGAAGGATGATGGGTCGGAAAGAAAGAGTGTGTGGACAGATGGACGTAACAAGCATGACTGGGTTTTCTGGGTGGCAGAGCGAACCGCCTGATGCTAGATTGTAGGCTGTCGAGCCTGTCGGAGTTGACACGCAGATTCCGTCTGCCAGCACCGACGTGAAGTGTTCATCGTCCCCAAATATCTCCAAATATGACATTGCTTGACATAGCTGTTAGTCGTGTGATCATTGTTACACGCACTGCTTTGGTGCATCTCAGGAGAGGGCTCCAACTTACTTGGGTTGGGACCTCTGTCAATGACAACCTCGTTCAATATTTCGTAGGTTCCATCTGGCCTGTGTGTGTGCTCGTCGTCTTTCTCCTCGCCGATGAGCTCCTCCACTAGATCACGTTTCTTCTGGGCTTCGGCGTCCACTCTTTCGTCTTTTGGTGATGTAGATTCATCACTAGCCGCGCTCGAGTTTCCAGCCTCATCCACTTTCTTTTGTCTGGTGCTCCGCATGATGGTCCCTTCGAACCTGAGTCTCAGACTAACAGTGACTCCATGGTTAAAGGCTGTTGTCAGAATGTCTTTGTGCTCATCAAAGTCAAACTTTGTGAGGAAACCCAAGCTACCCAGCGCAAAGCTCAAGACCGGCGGCACAATACGCTGGAACAACCAGCTTGCATAAAGTACAGTGCCATCACCGCCAAGCGTTATTACAAAGTCAAAGGTGTGAGGGCGCGTCCGGCAAATATTCTCGTCCCAGTACCGCAAACGCCGCGACACACCTTTGGCACCCTCCTCGTCCGCCGGGTCTCCACTTGACTGGTAGTCATGCTGCAGCTCGTTGAGGAGGCCAAGGGCGTCGAACTTCTTATTTTCTTTGAGAGACCTTTCGACCCAGACGGTATACTTGACATCTCTGTCCTTGTCCAACAGCCAACGGGTAAGTTCACGCGTTTTGGGTATGAGGTCCTCGTCGTAGATCTTGGTGAGGAGGAAGATGGATTTGACCCGGAACTTCAGTCGCATGCTGCCAAGGCGACGGCTCAGCTCGCGCACACCCCATGCCATCTCGCTTAGCTGCTTCTTGGTGAGAAGCCGACTGTGCAGGACCTCTGGTAGATCCGCGGATGGACCGGCCATGTCGATGTCAGCCTGGGATTTGGATATGCGATGCCGCCAATGATGCTCATCGACTTGTCCTGCATCACTGCTATCGCTAGGAGCCTCGAGATAGTCGAAGCGGCGCTTCAGACCGGGATTAGCGGTTCCATTGCTGCTTTCACGGCTGCTTGTTCCCACGGGATCAACAGCTTTGTCCCCTCCCTGCTCTACAGATGGGTGGAGTGCTTGCGACAAGGGACTGCTGCGGCCTTTGCGTCGCTCTTTCTGGCGATCGCCGGTTACGGCGTTATGTGGTCCATGA is from Pyricularia oryzae 70-15 chromosome 2, whole genome shotgun sequence and encodes:
- a CDS encoding ATP NAD kinase — translated: MGNSINNDKPLSPFAEKHISFDDGHSSASDEDQKAVEVLFDPTNPYRRKSSLVASEATLTRPRRAPLPTPDKAQCIVHQLIESQRKLSEGSNQNSQDHGPHNAVTGDRQKERRKGRSSPLSQALHPSVEQGGDKAVDPVGTSSRESSNGTANPGLKRRFDYLEAPSDSSDAGQVDEHHWRHRISKSQADIDMAGPSADLPEVLHSRLLTKKQLSEMAWGVRELSRRLGSMRLKFRVKSIFLLTKIYDEDLIPKTRELTRWLLDKDRDVKYTVWVERSLKENKKFDALGLLNELQHDYQSSGDPADEEGAKGVSRRLRYWDENICRTRPHTFDFVITLGGDGTVLYASWLFQRIVPPVLSFALGSLGFLTKFDFDEHKDILTTAFNHGVTVSLRLRFEGTIMRSTRQKKVDEAGNSSAASDESTSPKDERVDAEAQKKRDLVEELIGEEKDDEHTHRPDGTYEILNEVVIDRGPNPTMSYLEIFGDDEHFTSVLADGICVSTPTGSTAYNLASGGSLCHPENPVMLVTSICPHTLSFRPIILPDTIVLRVGVPYGARTGSWASFDGRERIELHPGDYVTISASRYPFASVQAPGRRSEDWVNSISAKLGWNTRQKQKAFSEWQT